The following proteins are encoded in a genomic region of Vigna radiata var. radiata cultivar VC1973A unplaced genomic scaffold, Vradiata_ver6 scaffold_51, whole genome shotgun sequence:
- the LOC106780649 gene encoding succinate dehydrogenase subunit 7B, mitochondrial isoform X2: MAFFLNKTTVASHFVTQSQTDEFASFPRRRFHVEPGPREKALLAEDPILKPFKSYKKSVKQLKRIGNVLTVVVVAGCCYEIYVRAVTRENARKQ, from the exons ATGGCATTCTTCTTGAACAAAACAACCGTTGCTTCCCATTTTGTAACTCAGTCCCAG ACCGACGAATTCGCTTCTTTTCCGCGCCGTCGATTCCACGTTGAGCCTGGCCCTCGTGAAAAAGCT CTCTTAGCCGAAGATCCAATTCTGAAACCATTCAAATCGTATAAGAAGAGTGTAAAACAGCTCAAAAGAATTGGGAATGTTCTCACGGTTGTTGTTGTAGCAG GATGCTGTTACGAAATATATGTTAGAGCTGTTACACGAGAGAATGCACGAAAACAGTAG
- the LOC106780649 gene encoding succinate dehydrogenase subunit 7B, mitochondrial isoform X1, which produces MAFFLNKTTVASHFVTQSQKTDEFASFPRRRFHVEPGPREKALLAEDPILKPFKSYKKSVKQLKRIGNVLTVVVVAGCCYEIYVRAVTRENARKQ; this is translated from the exons ATGGCATTCTTCTTGAACAAAACAACCGTTGCTTCCCATTTTGTAACTCAGTCCCAG AAGACCGACGAATTCGCTTCTTTTCCGCGCCGTCGATTCCACGTTGAGCCTGGCCCTCGTGAAAAAGCT CTCTTAGCCGAAGATCCAATTCTGAAACCATTCAAATCGTATAAGAAGAGTGTAAAACAGCTCAAAAGAATTGGGAATGTTCTCACGGTTGTTGTTGTAGCAG GATGCTGTTACGAAATATATGTTAGAGCTGTTACACGAGAGAATGCACGAAAACAGTAG